From Populus trichocarpa isolate Nisqually-1 chromosome 19, P.trichocarpa_v4.1, whole genome shotgun sequence, a single genomic window includes:
- the LOC7455234 gene encoding RING-H2 finger protein ATL74 gives MFAVHHRPHRLLLETESSTQSAANGSRTRNTYNSEANFDTNMVIILAALLCALICALGLNSIVRCAIRCSRRFTFETRDQTAAHMAATGLKKSALRRIPVIIYGVAGIHLIATDCAICLGEFIGGEKVRVLPNCNHGFHVRCIDTWLVSHSSCPTCRQSLLEQPASSDATEIEVGIRHPGNDVPIAGDHEAG, from the coding sequence ATGTTTGCTGTTCATCATCGTCCACACCGGCTACTCCTGGAGACAGAATCAAGCACACAATCTGCAGCAAATGGAAGCAGGACGCGCAACACATACAACAGCGAGGCCAATTTTGATACCAACATGGTGATCATCTTGGCAGCTTTGCTTTGTGCGTTAATTTGTGCCCTTGGACTAAATTCTATAGTACGATGCGCCATACGCTGTAGCAGGAGGTTTACTTTCGAGACTCGTGATCAGACTGCAGCACATATGGCAGCAACAGGCCTCAAAAAGAGCGCATTGCGACGAATCCCAGTGATTATATACGGGGTGGCAGGGATACATTTAATAGCTACAGATTGTGCAATTTGCCTAGGTGAGTTCATAGGTGGTGAGAAAGTACGAGTTTTGCCCAATTGTAACCATGGATTTCATGTTAGGTGCATTGACACATGGTTGGTATCACACTCCTCCTGTCCAACTTGCCGGCAGTCACTACTTGAGCAACCAGCAAGTTCTGATGCCACAGAAATTGAAGTTGGGATTAGACATCCGGGAAATGATGTTCCTATTGCTGGAGATCACGAAGCTGGTTGA